Proteins encoded by one window of Bacteroidia bacterium:
- a CDS encoding DUF2249 domain-containing protein, giving the protein MINDKTTEEMDMRVLVPIERHKKLIQLFKELPVGESFTFINDHDPIPLYYEFRSIYGDVVGWEYINKGGREWKVKVTRTEASQGREFTDISTLLDLRKVAIADWKQIVFHRYGMMEPGNTMEIIAAEDPKEIHGIFIQKFEGKHRWIYKKQVAGEVVVHITKTTSSGLGDDGFSVVEEFDLRPFPPATRHEMFYDAFAAINPGEAFEFINDHDPLPLYYQMEAESETPFKWEYIIKGPEEWKVRVRKVTE; this is encoded by the coding sequence ATGATAAACGACAAAACAACAGAAGAAATGGACATGCGAGTGCTTGTTCCGATTGAAAGGCATAAAAAACTGATTCAGCTTTTTAAAGAACTTCCCGTAGGCGAAAGCTTTACATTTATTAACGATCATGACCCCATACCGCTCTATTATGAGTTTCGATCTATATATGGTGACGTAGTAGGTTGGGAATATATAAACAAGGGTGGAAGAGAATGGAAAGTTAAAGTCACCCGAACAGAAGCTTCGCAAGGCAGAGAATTTACTGACATCTCCACATTATTGGATTTAAGAAAAGTTGCAATTGCTGATTGGAAACAAATCGTATTTCATCGTTATGGCATGATGGAGCCAGGCAATACAATGGAGATTATTGCTGCCGAAGATCCGAAAGAAATACATGGCATTTTTATTCAAAAGTTTGAAGGGAAACATCGTTGGATTTATAAAAAGCAAGTAGCTGGTGAGGTGGTTGTGCACATAACAAAGACTACAAGCAGTGGCTTAGGTGATGATGGATTTTCCGTTGTTGAAGAATTTGACCTGAGGCCATTTCCTCCGGCAACAAGACATGAAATGTTTTATGATGCCTTCGCAGCTATAAATCCCGGTGAAGCATTTGAATTTATTAACGATCATGACCCACTTCCACTCTACTATCAAATGGAAGCAGAAAGTGAAACACCTTTTAAATGGGAATATATTATAAAAGGTCCTGAAGAATGGAAAGTAAGGGTTAGAAAAGTTACAGAATAA
- a CDS encoding GNAT family N-acetyltransferase, producing MFIDKETERLHLRPLNTNDTSFIIELLNTDGWKEFIGERNIHNHNDALKYIENILKHPGYFYHIVELKSARKPIGTITLLNREKQEFPDFGFAFLPQNNDQGYAFEASRCYLDILIEAKVYPKILGVTKPDNIKSIKLLTTLGLKYEYDNLENDTLLSVYSLKIPD from the coding sequence ATGTTCATAGATAAAGAAACAGAAAGACTACATTTACGTCCGCTCAATACCAATGATACTTCATTTATAATTGAGCTGCTAAACACAGATGGATGGAAAGAATTTATCGGTGAAAGAAATATCCATAATCATAACGATGCTTTAAAATATATTGAAAATATTTTGAAACATCCGGGCTACTTCTATCACATTGTAGAACTTAAGTCGGCTAGAAAACCTATTGGTACTATAACATTATTGAACCGGGAAAAACAGGAATTTCCTGATTTTGGATTTGCCTTTTTACCACAAAATAATGATCAGGGCTATGCATTTGAAGCAAGCAGGTGTTATCTTGATATACTCATTGAAGCCAAAGTTTATCCTAAAATTCTTGGCGTTACAAAGCCTGACAATATTAAATCTATAAAGCTACTTACTACCTTGGGGTTAAAATATGAATACGACAATTTAGAAAACGACACCCTTCTTTCCGTATATTCATTAAAAATACCTGATTGA
- a CDS encoding acetate--CoA ligase family protein: MVISQLIQPKSIAVIGASDNTTKPGGMVLKNLINGKFEGKIFAVNPKPVNSEGVTYVAELGNLETVDLAIIAIPASQCLDMVRTLLKNGTKAFIVFSAGFSEAGEQGIQLEKELVDMVNKAGGTLIGPNCVGIISKAYKGVFTTPVPEYDSQGCELISSSGATAVFIMESALLTGLRFSNVYSIGNAAQTGVEEILEYLDVNFDEHKSPKVQLLYLEQVKKPFKFLKHTTSLIQKGCRIAAIKSGYSEAGGRAASSHTGALATSDNVIRALFRKAGVVYCSSRDELIAVGSVFQSKELRGENIAIITHAGGSAVMLTDALTSNGLSVPQFDPDKTAPLLSKLNPGSSVNNPIDFLATGTAKHLGEIIDFCDGYDVVDAMVVVFGSPGLFNVKDVYELLDKKMSTCTKPIYPVLPSLINAEKEIKQFLSGNRVNFPDEVNLGKALAHVFTSTKYRFEKTTLPEMDIVSIRSIINTAQNGYLDAQTNQELLAAAGILLAEQLIISDKSQLGNIKSKIKFPVAMKVIGPVHKTEVNGVMLNINDIEQTVKAFEKLITIPDASAVLVQEMVKGEELYCGAVRQGDFGHVVLCGLGGVFLELLQDTASALAPMSYGEVKSMVESLKAYPLIKGYRNKKGLHEGKFIEIIMRIGALVHIAPEISELDLNPIKADENNMIVVDARICIDKNGK, translated from the coding sequence ATGGTTATTTCGCAGCTTATTCAGCCCAAAAGCATTGCAGTGATTGGTGCTTCGGATAATACCACCAAACCCGGTGGTATGGTATTAAAAAATCTTATTAATGGAAAATTTGAAGGAAAAATATTTGCAGTAAATCCTAAACCTGTAAATTCTGAAGGAGTAACCTATGTTGCCGAATTAGGCAATTTAGAAACTGTTGATCTGGCAATTATTGCTATCCCGGCAAGTCAATGTTTAGATATGGTTAGAACATTGCTGAAAAATGGTACAAAAGCATTTATTGTTTTTTCTGCTGGTTTTTCGGAGGCAGGCGAGCAAGGAATACAACTTGAAAAAGAGCTTGTGGATATGGTGAATAAAGCAGGTGGTACTTTAATAGGACCTAATTGTGTTGGCATCATTAGCAAAGCATACAAAGGTGTGTTTACAACACCTGTGCCAGAGTACGATTCGCAAGGATGTGAGTTGATTTCTAGTTCCGGTGCAACAGCCGTTTTTATTATGGAGTCTGCTTTGCTTACCGGATTAAGATTTTCTAATGTTTATTCGATAGGAAATGCAGCACAGACTGGCGTTGAAGAAATTCTCGAATATCTTGATGTGAATTTTGATGAACATAAAAGTCCAAAAGTTCAACTGCTGTATCTTGAACAGGTAAAGAAACCTTTTAAGTTTTTAAAACATACAACATCACTCATTCAAAAAGGTTGTCGCATTGCGGCAATCAAATCAGGCTATTCAGAAGCCGGTGGTAGAGCGGCATCATCACATACCGGTGCATTAGCCACATCAGATAATGTTATTCGTGCCTTGTTTCGTAAGGCGGGCGTGGTGTATTGCAGCAGCAGAGATGAGTTAATAGCCGTAGGAAGTGTTTTTCAGTCTAAAGAACTAAGAGGTGAAAATATTGCAATAATCACTCATGCAGGAGGCTCTGCTGTTATGCTTACCGATGCACTTACTTCAAATGGATTAAGTGTTCCGCAATTTGATCCGGATAAGACAGCACCATTGTTGTCAAAACTTAATCCCGGATCGTCTGTAAATAATCCAATAGATTTTTTAGCAACAGGAACCGCAAAACATCTTGGAGAGATAATTGATTTTTGTGATGGTTATGATGTTGTTGATGCCATGGTTGTAGTTTTTGGCAGCCCCGGTTTGTTTAATGTAAAAGATGTTTATGAGTTACTTGATAAAAAAATGAGCACTTGCACTAAACCAATTTATCCGGTATTGCCATCGCTGATTAATGCAGAGAAAGAAATTAAGCAGTTTTTATCAGGAAATAGAGTTAACTTTCCTGATGAAGTAAACCTTGGAAAAGCATTAGCTCATGTATTTACTTCAACAAAATATCGTTTCGAGAAAACTACTTTGCCTGAGATGGATATTGTGTCTATTCGATCTATCATCAATACAGCTCAGAATGGATATCTTGATGCACAGACAAATCAGGAGTTGCTTGCTGCAGCCGGTATTTTGCTTGCCGAACAGTTAATTATTTCAGACAAGAGTCAGCTCGGAAATATTAAAAGCAAAATAAAATTTCCTGTTGCAATGAAAGTAATAGGGCCTGTACATAAAACAGAAGTCAATGGGGTAATGTTGAACATTAATGATATTGAACAGACTGTAAAAGCATTCGAAAAGCTCATTACAATTCCTGATGCATCTGCAGTTTTAGTTCAGGAAATGGTTAAAGGAGAAGAGTTATATTGTGGTGCTGTAAGACAAGGAGATTTTGGACATGTTGTATTATGCGGCCTTGGTGGTGTATTTTTGGAATTACTTCAGGACACAGCTTCTGCATTGGCACCAATGTCTTATGGCGAAGTAAAATCAATGGTTGAATCGCTAAAAGCTTATCCGCTTATCAAAGGCTATAGAAATAAAAAAGGTTTGCATGAGGGAAAATTTATTGAAATTATAATGCGTATTGGAGCACTAGTTCATATTGCACCAGAAATAAGTGAACTGGATTTGAATCCGATTAAGGCCGATGAAAACAACATGATAGTTGTTGATGCAAGAATTTGTATTGATAAAAACGGTAAGTAA
- a CDS encoding redoxin domain-containing protein: MMKNYLLLLTATLFSISGMAQQAGAAKRMSYTNAGAPIPNFIITKTTGGTLTNEQLTKGKPVMIMIFSPECEHCELFLDSLKTIRNDFKTTQVVLVAEERHKDQMASFVARTKAKDDPVFGTIGTNKGELIAAIYTNKILPQIVFYDNYHKLIKIFDGQYLFKDVAKYVK, translated from the coding sequence ATGATGAAAAATTATTTGTTACTATTAACAGCTACACTTTTTTCAATTAGCGGAATGGCGCAGCAGGCAGGTGCCGCAAAAAGGATGTCTTACACCAATGCAGGTGCCCCGATACCGAACTTTATCATTACAAAAACTACCGGAGGCACATTAACTAATGAGCAACTGACAAAAGGCAAACCTGTTATGATTATGATTTTTAGTCCGGAATGTGAGCACTGCGAGCTTTTTTTAGACTCTCTGAAAACAATCAGAAACGACTTTAAAACTACACAGGTGGTATTGGTGGCAGAAGAGAGGCATAAAGATCAAATGGCATCATTTGTAGCTCGTACTAAAGCAAAAGACGATCCTGTTTTTGGTACAATCGGCACCAACAAGGGCGAATTAATTGCTGCTATATACACCAATAAAATCCTTCCTCAAATTGTATTTTATGACAATTACCATAAGCTGATAAAAATTTTTGATGGTCAGTATTTATTTAAGGATGTGGCAAAATATGTTAAGTGA
- a CDS encoding VOC family protein: MRQKLNLITLGVKDFNKSLDFYEKGLGWKKSNKSMDELALFQLGGIVLALHPLKDLADDATLQYQSSGFYGLTISHNTHSEKEVDDILKKVASIGGTIVKPAQKVYWGGYSGYFKDLDGYLFEVAFNPFWDMDNNDNLRL, from the coding sequence ATGCGGCAGAAATTAAACTTGATAACTTTAGGAGTTAAAGATTTTAATAAATCTCTTGACTTTTACGAGAAAGGTCTTGGCTGGAAAAAATCAAACAAAAGCATGGATGAACTTGCCTTGTTTCAACTGGGTGGTATTGTGTTGGCACTACATCCATTGAAAGACCTTGCTGATGATGCAACACTTCAATATCAATCATCAGGATTTTATGGGCTAACAATATCACACAATACTCATTCTGAAAAAGAAGTTGATGACATTCTTAAAAAAGTTGCTTCAATTGGCGGCACAATAGTAAAACCCGCACAAAAAGTCTATTGGGGTGGCTACAGTGGCTATTTTAAAGATTTGGATGGCTATCTTTTTGAAGTTGCATTCAATCCCTTTTGGGATATGGATAACAATGACAATCTGCGTTTATAA
- a CDS encoding SMUG2 DNA glycosylase family protein, giving the protein MKTTFADSVIAFNKNLVYTGNLPDGFDVLNPFKDNPETTIVMQQFYKKYYNDNKKRKFIIGINPSRHGAGITGVPFTDTKRLESVCKIKMQSSHTHEVSSVFMYDMIEAYGGVKLFYNDFYINSPFPLAIVRKKDNTWLNANYYDDAVLFLKLKDYIIETLKKHISLGLITSEVFILGKKNALFIREINNEAHLFKKMIVLDHPRFIQQYKLKEKLNYINKYLSAFRNSG; this is encoded by the coding sequence GTGAAAACCACTTTTGCAGACAGCGTAATAGCATTCAATAAAAATTTAGTTTACACAGGCAACTTACCTGATGGTTTTGATGTACTTAATCCTTTTAAAGATAATCCTGAAACTACAATTGTCATGCAACAGTTTTATAAAAAATATTATAACGACAATAAAAAAAGGAAATTCATTATAGGTATAAATCCGAGCAGGCATGGCGCAGGGATTACCGGTGTCCCTTTCACCGACACGAAACGTTTGGAAAGTGTATGTAAAATAAAAATGCAATCCTCACATACGCATGAAGTTTCTTCTGTCTTTATGTACGACATGATTGAAGCTTATGGTGGTGTTAAATTGTTTTATAATGATTTCTATATCAACTCCCCATTTCCCTTAGCTATTGTTCGCAAGAAAGACAACACATGGCTTAATGCAAACTACTATGATGATGCTGTATTGTTTCTTAAACTTAAAGACTACATAATTGAAACATTAAAAAAACATATCAGTCTGGGGTTGATTACTTCTGAAGTTTTTATTCTAGGCAAGAAAAACGCTCTGTTCATCAGGGAAATAAACAATGAGGCCCATCTGTTTAAAAAAATGATTGTTCTGGATCATCCAAGATTTATACAACAATATAAACTGAAAGAAAAATTAAACTACATCAATAAATATTTAAGTGCTTTCAGAAATTCGGGATAA